A genomic region of Thermodesulfovibrio aggregans contains the following coding sequences:
- a CDS encoding TonB-dependent receptor, with product MEEKRIIKEKSSLSLSAESLPANVNVLTKEDISNLVTPRHEEIFRKIPGLYVENYGQGDIGSALTMRGLGGGGGGKKYVATYIDGVPQNYPIYFGDHILSWLIPEMIEKIEIIKGPFSSLCGDNAIGGCINIITKESDLSSITGSAGSYGSFRFIPIFSYDKFKTIPFILGEYYRTDGFRDNSDYERYNFFGKLSFPLSEDKISFRVNYYDADWNAPGFLSKTELERGIVSRKTTLTPDDGGNSRIFSIVVSYSPQKSEKGLYINAYYTNIKLNRYVAHRVYSYSPVNQEARIFNTKTSGFKAYYNLIINENISLTPGFELRYDDGYYQRYPTTKRNKSGKYTQYWDAEYLQNALFIQGQVKPLDFLKIIGGLRFDRFDYDVTNHVVSDNSGEGHTSIFSPKIGLVISPTKNFDIFANWSMGARAPYINEVSPAKSSQKKNFDLEPAKVSSWDIGFNTFIFDKIQFSFDYYQTDLKREVAIINNEPVNIGNSERNGIELETKIFLLPELSLYGSYSWVDAKVKNPQNPGQDKVIDVPKDIFKIGIEFSKEFNRNEKLYGDLNYYYISGKYYYIGKNPSAVKGPVFDKYTLNLNYKVKKLNYFLSTVYTPRKYSSEITWLNENEIMINPQPQWDFTIGLKYEF from the coding sequence GTGGAAGAGAAGAGAATTATCAAAGAAAAATCATCATTATCTCTTAGTGCTGAATCTCTTCCAGCTAATGTAAATGTTTTAACTAAAGAGGATATTAGTAATTTAGTCACTCCGAGGCATGAAGAAATCTTCAGAAAAATTCCAGGTCTTTACGTTGAAAATTACGGACAGGGGGATATCGGTTCTGCCTTAACTATGAGAGGACTGGGTGGTGGTGGAGGAGGCAAAAAATATGTAGCTACTTATATTGACGGTGTTCCGCAAAATTATCCAATATATTTTGGAGACCATATTCTTTCATGGCTTATTCCTGAAATGATTGAAAAGATTGAAATTATTAAAGGACCTTTTTCTTCTTTATGTGGAGATAATGCTATCGGAGGTTGTATTAATATAATTACTAAAGAGTCTGATTTATCAAGCATAACAGGCTCTGCTGGAAGTTATGGTAGTTTCAGGTTTATTCCAATCTTTAGTTACGATAAATTTAAAACAATACCCTTTATCCTTGGTGAGTATTATAGAACAGACGGCTTTAGAGATAATTCCGACTATGAAAGATATAACTTTTTTGGTAAATTATCTTTTCCATTGAGCGAAGATAAAATCTCTTTTAGAGTTAATTATTATGATGCTGATTGGAATGCTCCTGGATTTCTATCAAAAACAGAATTGGAAAGAGGCATAGTTAGCAGGAAAACTACTTTAACACCAGATGATGGTGGAAATAGTAGGATTTTCTCTATTGTTGTCAGTTATTCTCCTCAAAAATCAGAAAAGGGATTATATATAAATGCATACTATACAAATATTAAATTGAACAGGTATGTTGCGCATCGTGTGTATAGTTATTCTCCAGTTAACCAAGAGGCAAGAATATTTAACACAAAAACCTCAGGTTTTAAAGCTTATTATAACCTTATAATTAATGAAAACATCAGTTTAACCCCTGGTTTTGAACTAAGATATGATGATGGATATTATCAGAGATATCCTACAACAAAAAGAAATAAATCAGGAAAATACACACAATACTGGGATGCGGAGTATCTACAGAATGCTTTATTCATACAAGGTCAGGTAAAACCTTTAGATTTTTTGAAAATAATAGGTGGATTGAGATTTGATAGATTTGACTATGATGTAACTAACCATGTAGTATCAGATAATTCGGGAGAAGGGCATACATCTATTTTTAGTCCTAAAATAGGATTAGTGATTTCTCCTACTAAAAACTTTGATATTTTTGCAAATTGGTCAATGGGAGCTCGAGCACCTTATATAAATGAAGTATCTCCAGCAAAATCATCTCAAAAGAAAAATTTTGATCTTGAACCAGCAAAAGTTTCATCTTGGGATATAGGATTTAATACATTTATTTTTGATAAAATTCAGTTTTCCTTTGATTATTATCAAACTGATTTAAAAAGGGAAGTAGCTATAATAAATAATGAACCCGTAAATATTGGGAATTCAGAGAGAAATGGAATTGAGCTTGAAACAAAAATATTTTTACTACCTGAATTATCATTATATGGAAGTTATTCATGGGTAGATGCAAAAGTAAAAAATCCTCAAAACCCTGGACAGGATAAAGTAATAGATGTCCCAAAAGACATATTTAAAATAGGAATAGAATTTTCAAAGGAATTCAACAGGAACGAGAAGTTATATGGTGATCTAAACTATTATTATATATCTGGTAAATACTACTATATAGGAAAAAATCCCTCTGCTGTAAAGGGACCAGTTTTTGATAAATATACGCTCAATCTTAATTACAAAGTGAAAAAATTGAATTATTTTTTATCTACTGTATATACGCCAAGAAAATATTCATCAGAGATAACATGGCTTAATGAGAATGAAATTATGATAAATCCACAACCTCAATGGGATTTTACAATCGGATTAAAATATGAATTTTAA
- the hepT gene encoding type VII toxin-antitoxin system HepT family RNase toxin has protein sequence MSKHRPINVSKMINILSQIHEALEEMETLKRINKDEFVKDKRNYIVAEHYLRRALECILTIGSHLLSRLEVKTKDYQEIIVSLGRYGLIPEDFAEKNKNLAGYRNRLVHIYWEITPEELYTVINQHFEDISNFYSYYKEIIKNPEKYGFHK, from the coding sequence ATGAGCAAACATAGACCAATAAATGTCTCAAAAATGATAAATATTCTTTCACAGATTCATGAGGCTTTGGAAGAAATGGAGACTTTAAAAAGAATAAATAAAGATGAATTCGTCAAAGATAAAAGAAACTACATTGTGGCAGAACACTATTTAAGAAGAGCACTTGAATGCATATTAACAATTGGCAGCCATTTGCTTTCTCGATTGGAAGTAAAAACAAAAGATTATCAGGAAATAATAGTGAGTCTCGGTAGATATGGTCTTATTCCTGAGGATTTTGCCGAAAAAAATAAAAATCTTGCAGGATACAGGAATAGACTTGTTCATATTTACTGGGAAATAACTCCTGAAGAGCTTTACACAGTAATAAATCAGCATTTTGAGGATATTTCAAATTTTTACAGTTATTACAAAGAGATAATAAAAAATCCTGAAAAATATGGATTTCATAAATAA
- the mntA gene encoding type VII toxin-antitoxin system MntA family adenylyltransferase antitoxin, which yields MVLPMKKFDEEKLKSLGVVAILIFGSLVEGTFHIGSDIDFAVLFRDKTLPMKEPVKVYGEIYSEISKNFDGKIDIVYLHEAPLSLQFNAVTEGKLLFCSDTEFFSEYKDRVIMQYLDFQYFENIFKESLLADEQT from the coding sequence ATGGTTTTACCAATGAAAAAATTTGACGAAGAAAAGCTTAAATCTCTTGGTGTGGTTGCCATATTAATTTTCGGGTCTTTAGTTGAAGGCACATTCCACATAGGAAGTGATATTGATTTTGCAGTATTGTTTAGAGATAAAACTTTACCTATGAAAGAACCTGTAAAGGTATATGGAGAAATTTACAGTGAAATTTCAAAAAACTTTGATGGAAAGATTGACATTGTTTATTTACATGAAGCTCCACTAAGTCTTCAATTCAATGCTGTTACAGAAGGTAAGTTGTTATTCTGCTCTGATACAGAGTTTTTCAGTGAATATAAAGACAGAGTTATAATGCAGTATCTTGATTTTCAATACTTTGAAAATATATTTAAGGAGTCACTGTTAGCTGATGAGCAAACATAG
- a CDS encoding ABC transporter ATP-binding protein encodes MLKIENLTAGYDDREVLKEVNLKFNSGFVYAILGPNGSGKSTLLRTIDRILKPKKGKVYIDGEDIRKFSAKEIAKKIAYLPQSSNSTPYSLVFDAILLGRKPHISFEPSERDLEVVERIIEDFGLKDFAFRKINELSGGEVQKVLIARALAQEPQVLLLDEPVNHLDPKNQIEILKILKKLTGNLNLTTVIVLHDINLAIQFADYFIFMKNGEIYQTGDCKIIEPSLIKDVYDIDVKIIELDRRKFVISDF; translated from the coding sequence ATGCTTAAAATTGAAAATCTGACAGCAGGGTACGATGACAGAGAGGTTCTCAAAGAAGTCAATCTGAAATTTAACAGTGGATTTGTATATGCCATATTAGGACCAAATGGCTCTGGGAAATCAACTTTACTGAGAACAATTGACCGAATACTAAAACCAAAAAAAGGAAAAGTTTATATAGATGGCGAGGATATAAGAAAATTTTCAGCAAAAGAGATTGCAAAAAAGATTGCCTATCTGCCTCAAAGTTCAAATTCAACACCATATAGCCTTGTTTTTGACGCAATACTTCTTGGAAGAAAGCCTCATATATCCTTTGAGCCATCTGAAAGAGATCTTGAGGTTGTTGAGAGAATAATTGAAGATTTTGGGCTTAAAGATTTTGCTTTCAGAAAGATTAATGAACTAAGCGGAGGCGAAGTCCAGAAAGTTCTTATAGCAAGAGCTCTTGCTCAGGAACCGCAGGTACTTTTACTTGATGAGCCTGTAAATCATCTTGACCCCAAAAATCAGATTGAGATACTTAAAATTTTAAAGAAATTAACTGGAAACTTAAATCTTACCACTGTGATTGTTTTACATGACATTAATCTTGCTATTCAGTTTGCTGATTACTTTATTTTTATGAAAAATGGTGAAATTTATCAAACAGGAGACTGTAAAATAATTGAACCTTCGCTCATAAAAGATGTTTATGACATAGATGTAAAAATAATAGAACTTGACAGAAGAAAGTTTGTAATATCTGATTTTTAG
- a CDS encoding FecCD family ABC transporter permease — protein MERLSSKSQESQYAEGSIKKQYLKSFYSKILFGFLLIFILLVISVVSVSTGSMNLSISDVFRAIFSDTENSYIVRNIRITRTVGAILAGASLGVAGAVMQNVLKNPLASPFTLGVSHGAAFGAAFAIIFLGAGQTHSFGTEAVTVFKSYPVVISAFAGALLTVILILFLSFLRNITPEAIILAGVALSSLFGSATMFLQYFASDFQVAATVFWTFGDIGKAGWLENKLMFIAFCICFIYFFLNRWNFNALLWGDEVAKSLGVNIKFLRVSGMFLSAFVVSVCTAFLGIIGFVGLISPHIVRLIIGSDHRFLIPYSAVFGAVLLSISDLIARTIISPSVLPVGIITSFAGAPMFFYLLIKRRRF, from the coding sequence ATGGAAAGGTTGAGTTCAAAGAGTCAGGAATCACAGTACGCTGAGGGCTCAATAAAAAAACAGTATCTTAAGTCTTTCTACTCAAAGATTTTATTTGGCTTTCTTTTAATTTTTATTCTTTTGGTTATTTCAGTTGTCTCTGTATCAACTGGTTCAATGAATCTTTCAATAAGTGATGTTTTCAGAGCTATCTTCAGCGATACTGAAAACTCCTATATTGTACGGAATATAAGAATAACAAGAACAGTGGGAGCAATTCTTGCAGGAGCTTCTTTAGGAGTTGCTGGTGCTGTCATGCAGAATGTGCTTAAAAATCCACTGGCTTCACCTTTTACTTTAGGAGTTTCTCATGGTGCTGCCTTTGGCGCAGCTTTTGCAATAATTTTTCTTGGTGCTGGACAGACACATTCTTTTGGAACAGAGGCAGTAACGGTATTTAAAAGCTATCCTGTTGTAATTTCAGCATTTGCAGGTGCACTTCTTACAGTTATTCTCATACTTTTTCTTTCATTTCTACGAAATATAACTCCTGAGGCAATAATACTTGCTGGTGTGGCATTGAGCAGTCTTTTTGGCTCAGCAACAATGTTTTTGCAATACTTTGCCAGTGATTTTCAGGTAGCTGCAACTGTTTTCTGGACATTTGGAGACATTGGAAAAGCTGGCTGGCTTGAAAACAAACTCATGTTTATTGCCTTCTGTATTTGTTTTATCTACTTCTTCCTTAACAGATGGAATTTTAATGCACTTCTCTGGGGAGATGAGGTTGCAAAAAGTCTTGGCGTGAATATAAAGTTTTTGAGAGTTTCTGGAATGTTTCTAAGTGCCTTTGTGGTCTCTGTTTGCACCGCCTTTCTCGGCATAATAGGATTTGTGGGATTAATATCTCCTCATATTGTGAGACTTATCATCGGAAGTGACCACAGGTTTTTAATTCCCTATTCAGCGGTTTTTGGTGCAGTCTTGCTTTCTATCTCTGATTTGATTGCACGAACAATTATCTCTCCATCGGTCTTACCGGTTGGAATAATAACTTCCTTTGCTGGAGCTCCTATGTTTTTTTATTTACTTATAAAAAGGAGAAGATTTTAA
- a CDS encoding iron ABC transporter substrate-binding protein: protein MRKALFAIVFIFIFVSAVNAKEMIAITDMAGRKVTIPKKVEKVVALSASLRYIVYLQAFEKIAGIEGVEKHSVMRGNPATGKAYWLAIKNKVQNIPSIGEGGPGKLPDFEKLIMVKPDLVITFEVDNAELIQKKTGIPVVVIQYAGTEGFRIEDIQNTFTFLGKILDREKRAEEINRYIQQMVDDLKKRTAHTKKPTVYVGAISARGAHGITSSEAQYPPLQWLNVINVVDETGRKGHVFIDKEKLLVWNPDYLFIDTAGISLVNDDYLKNKEFYKKLKAVKEGKVYTVFPYNFYRTNLEILFANAYFMGKVIYPERFRDIEPQKKARDIFKKILGVDVLDDLKKTYRGYGKVEFKESGITVR, encoded by the coding sequence ATGAGGAAAGCTTTATTTGCGATTGTTTTCATTTTTATATTTGTATCCGCTGTCAATGCAAAAGAGATGATTGCAATAACTGATATGGCTGGAAGAAAGGTAACAATTCCCAAAAAAGTAGAAAAAGTTGTGGCACTCTCTGCTTCTCTGCGTTATATTGTCTATCTTCAGGCATTTGAAAAAATTGCGGGAATTGAGGGAGTTGAAAAGCATAGTGTCATGAGAGGTAATCCTGCAACAGGAAAAGCATACTGGCTTGCAATAAAGAATAAAGTCCAGAATATTCCATCAATTGGAGAGGGAGGTCCTGGAAAACTTCCTGATTTTGAAAAGCTTATAATGGTTAAACCCGATCTGGTTATTACCTTTGAAGTTGACAATGCAGAGTTAATTCAAAAGAAAACAGGCATTCCTGTTGTTGTCATTCAGTATGCGGGAACAGAGGGATTCAGAATTGAAGACATTCAGAATACATTTACCTTTCTTGGAAAGATTCTTGATAGAGAAAAAAGAGCAGAAGAGATAAACAGATACATACAGCAGATGGTTGATGATCTAAAAAAAAGAACAGCTCATACAAAAAAGCCAACAGTCTATGTAGGTGCTATAAGTGCAAGAGGTGCACATGGTATAACAAGCTCAGAAGCACAGTATCCGCCTCTTCAGTGGTTGAATGTTATAAATGTGGTTGATGAAACAGGCAGGAAAGGACATGTTTTCATTGACAAAGAAAAGCTTCTTGTGTGGAATCCAGATTATCTCTTTATTGATACAGCTGGAATTTCTCTTGTAAATGACGATTATCTAAAAAACAAAGAGTTTTACAAAAAACTTAAGGCAGTCAAAGAAGGAAAGGTTTATACAGTTTTCCCATACAATTTTTACAGAACAAATCTTGAGATTCTCTTTGCCAATGCTTACTTCATGGGCAAAGTTATCTATCCTGAAAGATTCAGAGACATAGAACCTCAAAAAAAGGCAAGAGATATATTCAAAAAAATTCTTGGAGTTGATGTACTTGATGATTTAAAGAAAACATACAGAGGCTATGGAAAGGTTGAGTTCAAAGAGTCAGGAATCACAGTACGCTGA
- the tsaA gene encoding tRNA (N6-threonylcarbamoyladenosine(37)-N6)-methyltransferase TrmO, translating to MQEYKFKPIGYVRTKADTLPRHWSVSDVEGEIVIEPEYKLGLRDIKAGDKIVVIFCFHKSPAFSPEKLIQKPPHLNETRGVFSTCSPHRPNPIGLSVLEVLAVEDNIIKVRRLDMYDGTPVLDIKPYIEYRPYGG from the coding sequence ATGCAGGAGTATAAATTTAAACCAATTGGATATGTAAGAACAAAAGCAGATACCCTGCCAAGACACTGGAGTGTGTCTGATGTGGAGGGAGAAATTGTCATTGAGCCTGAATACAAGCTCGGCTTAAGGGATATAAAGGCAGGAGACAAAATCGTTGTAATATTTTGCTTTCATAAGTCTCCTGCCTTCAGTCCTGAAAAACTTATTCAGAAACCGCCTCATCTGAATGAAACAAGGGGAGTTTTCAGCACATGCTCACCACACAGACCAAATCCAATCGGGCTTTCAGTCCTTGAAGTGCTTGCAGTGGAGGATAACATTATAAAGGTAAGAAGGCTTGATATGTATGACGGTACTCCAGTCCTTGATATAAAACCTTACATTGAATACAGACCATATGGAGGATAA